A single region of the Anomaloglossus baeobatrachus isolate aAnoBae1 chromosome 2, aAnoBae1.hap1, whole genome shotgun sequence genome encodes:
- the LOC142281416 gene encoding apovitellenin-1-like, with product MVMRLQIIAATCFLLLLTYEVEGKAVSKRHVRRDWLILPDTVAFFVYETVNKVSPEAGKSLMNMFEKPLVQDIRGYLIKKTSEITVKTEELYQNISDFFNKKSEE from the exons ATGGTCATGCGTCTGCAGATTATCGCAGCCACCTGTTTCCTGCTCCTTCTGACCTATG AAGTTGAAGGAAAAGCCGTCTCCAAGAGACACGTACGTCGGGACTGGTTGATTCTTCCGGACACTGTGGCCTTTTTTGTCTATGAGACTGTGAATAAGGTTTCTCCAGAAGCCGGGAAGAGCCTTATGAATATGTTCGAAAAACCCCTTGTCCAAGACATACG GGGCTACCTGATTAAAAAAACATCTGAAATCACCGTTAAAACTGAAGAACTTTATCAGAACATATCAGATTTCTTCAACAAGAAAAGTGAAGAGTGA